From a single Candidatus Hydrogenedentota bacterium genomic region:
- a CDS encoding C45 family autoproteolytic acyltransferase/hydrolase, with product MRNRLSFFILAVLMTFPGVVAEGEGYKASITQGDVEIPVIVVSGSPFEMGKSLGELTADASKALLQQFVAVCQTGEPEKYSDAQLDAAWEAVAPHTDPRFKEEMKGLAEGAGIPLELIQRAHMLPVVSEYSCSSIAAWGPATKDGHLYQTRNLDWDMQVGAHKFPCIVIYRPSAGIAHVNVSFAGYIGSNTGLSTAGIALAEMGDSPSSEYPYDVNGEHFTTLFRRVMYDAKNLDEAVAMFKSAKRIKRYHYVVGDGKNMCAVKMLAHAPNLRIWKDNDPTDELAPNIMEHVVYQDEGRGAFPMIKERYDEITAEDMIKMACSIPIKGGNVLDVVYDATSLELWVSYAKDETEAYLRPFVHLDIKQYLK from the coding sequence ATGCGGAACCGACTTTCCTTTTTCATCTTGGCCGTTCTCATGACATTCCCGGGGGTTGTCGCCGAGGGGGAGGGCTACAAGGCTTCCATTACCCAGGGGGATGTGGAGATCCCCGTCATAGTGGTCTCAGGCAGTCCGTTCGAAATGGGGAAGAGTCTCGGGGAACTGACCGCGGACGCTTCCAAAGCCCTCTTGCAACAATTCGTCGCCGTGTGTCAGACGGGCGAGCCAGAAAAGTACTCGGACGCCCAGTTGGACGCCGCCTGGGAGGCGGTCGCACCCCACACCGACCCGCGCTTCAAAGAGGAAATGAAGGGGCTGGCGGAGGGAGCTGGAATCCCCCTTGAGCTGATCCAGCGCGCCCACATGCTTCCGGTAGTCTCCGAATACTCGTGCAGCAGCATCGCCGCCTGGGGCCCAGCCACCAAAGATGGACACCTGTATCAAACGCGCAATCTGGATTGGGATATGCAGGTCGGCGCTCACAAGTTCCCGTGCATCGTCATTTACCGGCCCTCCGCCGGGATCGCCCATGTCAATGTCAGCTTTGCCGGGTATATCGGTTCGAATACGGGCCTGAGCACGGCAGGCATTGCCCTTGCTGAGATGGGAGACTCGCCTTCCAGCGAGTATCCCTATGACGTGAACGGAGAACATTTCACGACGCTGTTCCGCAGAGTCATGTATGACGCCAAGAACCTCGATGAGGCCGTGGCCATGTTCAAGTCCGCGAAGCGTATCAAGCGCTACCATTATGTTGTTGGCGATGGTAAGAACATGTGTGCGGTCAAAATGCTTGCCCACGCGCCCAATCTGAGGATCTGGAAAGACAACGATCCGACAGACGAACTTGCCCCGAACATCATGGAACATGTGGTCTACCAGGACGAAGGCCGCGGCGCTTTTCCCATGATCAAGGAAAGGTACGACGAGATTACGGCGGAAGATATGATCAAAATGGCATGCAGCATCCCCATCAAGGGAGGGAATGTGCTTGATGTCGTGTATGACGCAACCTCCCTCGAGTTGTGGGTCTCGTATGCCAAAGACGAGACCGAGGCCTACCTGCGGCCGTTCGTCCATCTCGATATCAAGCAATACCTGAAATAG
- a CDS encoding protein kinase — protein sequence MNNDQTEPFAEDIPATEDTHRIECGCGHILEVHDDDLGRTLRCPACDGLVYLAHELVSPVSPPKVTRHYSDDEVPADLKPGDRFMATYEVRELIGRGGMAYVHRVHHKGWGIDLALKTPKPDLVLRNDWQRDFERECETWVGLTPHPNVVRCHYVRRLGGIPRLFLEFVPGGSLVHWARKNLLYRGDSGEVLKRVLDVAMQVAWGLNHAHEQGLIHQDVKPGNILMTLNGQAKVTDFGLMRAFGGSNAGPSFYPTSGTPPYSAPEQGPHTPPSHLADIWGWGASLFEMFVGTPRWSNSQELLQLFEEYLANRLERPRIAHIPEPLADLLKNCFRERPQDRPGSMQSVIEALREVYQWTVGVPYEREHPHPVLASAGVLNNRAISLFELGKQQEAETLWQQALALTPDHLESRFNNLLYEWRTGRCTDIAVIRSLMELLEEKKRSPKVRYLLARIMLEWGDCRVAADILHRIEVSPQNMREIDVALGATKEALEDTRGLVAEFGQDARTVKAICLLEDGRLGLVGKQDGSVECWNPFAGECLKTFEAHPGGVFALACSYDNRTLVSGGADGMVKLWELPDCALIASFSGHGGPVRGVAVDREVTMVVSGSQDHTVRVWRVETGECMNVLEGHTAGVNAVALDAAGVYALSGGRDATAKVWNLREANCLRTLKGHTHRIHAVCLSEDARLAVTASRDRHVVLWNTDSGEPLRTLHGHVTEAYSAAFTRDKAHVFTGSRQGTLRLWNADTGQCLHTFNGGAPAHLERTGTYALSSSRNGPLKFWRVSCARRFLPATFAPSLEE from the coding sequence ATGAATAACGACCAAACAGAACCGTTTGCCGAAGATATCCCAGCAACCGAAGACACCCACCGCATCGAATGTGGATGTGGGCACATTCTGGAGGTCCACGATGATGACTTGGGACGAACGCTCCGGTGTCCCGCCTGCGACGGTCTCGTCTATCTCGCGCATGAACTCGTGTCACCGGTTTCCCCTCCCAAGGTTACACGCCACTACAGCGACGACGAGGTGCCTGCCGACCTGAAACCCGGTGACCGTTTCATGGCGACCTATGAGGTGCGGGAACTCATTGGCCGGGGCGGCATGGCCTATGTGCACCGCGTTCATCACAAAGGGTGGGGGATTGATCTCGCTCTAAAAACACCCAAGCCAGACTTGGTGCTCAGAAACGATTGGCAACGCGATTTCGAGCGCGAATGCGAGACATGGGTGGGGCTTACACCCCATCCAAACGTGGTTCGGTGTCACTATGTCCGCCGTCTGGGAGGGATCCCGCGGCTGTTTCTCGAGTTTGTGCCGGGCGGGTCCCTGGTCCATTGGGCCCGTAAGAACCTGCTGTATCGCGGGGATTCGGGCGAAGTGTTGAAGCGAGTTCTGGATGTCGCCATGCAGGTCGCATGGGGCTTGAACCATGCCCATGAACAGGGATTGATTCATCAGGATGTGAAGCCTGGAAATATCCTGATGACCCTGAACGGCCAGGCAAAAGTGACGGACTTCGGTCTCATGCGTGCCTTTGGCGGAAGCAACGCCGGCCCTAGTTTCTATCCCACCTCAGGCACCCCCCCGTATAGTGCGCCGGAACAGGGTCCGCATACCCCGCCGAGCCATCTTGCCGATATTTGGGGATGGGGTGCGAGCCTGTTCGAGATGTTCGTGGGCACCCCGAGATGGTCGAACTCCCAAGAGCTCCTGCAGCTCTTTGAAGAATACCTCGCCAATCGTCTCGAACGGCCGCGGATCGCGCATATTCCAGAACCTCTTGCCGACCTTCTCAAGAATTGTTTTCGCGAGAGACCGCAAGACCGTCCCGGAAGCATGCAAAGCGTGATCGAGGCCCTTCGGGAAGTCTACCAGTGGACCGTCGGCGTTCCCTACGAGCGCGAGCATCCTCATCCCGTGTTGGCATCCGCGGGAGTGCTGAATAACCGCGCGATTTCACTTTTCGAGCTTGGGAAGCAACAAGAAGCAGAGACCCTTTGGCAACAGGCCCTCGCGTTGACCCCTGACCATCTGGAATCGCGGTTTAACAACCTCTTGTATGAATGGCGTACGGGTCGCTGCACGGATATTGCCGTCATACGTTCACTGATGGAGCTGCTCGAAGAGAAAAAGAGAAGTCCCAAGGTCCGTTATCTTCTTGCCCGGATCATGCTGGAATGGGGGGATTGCCGCGTAGCCGCGGATATTCTGCACCGCATCGAGGTTTCTCCGCAGAACATGCGCGAGATCGACGTGGCCCTTGGAGCGACCAAAGAGGCCCTCGAAGATACCCGGGGCCTGGTCGCGGAATTCGGGCAAGATGCGCGCACCGTGAAGGCCATCTGCCTTCTGGAAGACGGCCGCTTGGGTCTTGTAGGAAAACAAGACGGGTCGGTGGAATGTTGGAACCCCTTTGCCGGGGAATGTCTAAAAACCTTTGAAGCTCACCCGGGCGGGGTCTTTGCCCTCGCTTGCTCGTATGACAACCGCACACTGGTTTCCGGCGGCGCGGACGGCATGGTCAAGCTCTGGGAATTGCCTGACTGCGCGTTGATAGCATCTTTCTCAGGCCACGGAGGGCCGGTACGCGGAGTCGCTGTCGACAGGGAAGTCACCATGGTGGTCTCGGGGAGCCAAGACCACACGGTGCGCGTCTGGCGAGTGGAAACGGGTGAGTGCATGAACGTTCTCGAGGGGCATACCGCGGGAGTGAATGCCGTCGCGCTGGATGCCGCGGGAGTCTATGCACTGTCGGGAGGCCGCGACGCGACCGCCAAAGTCTGGAATCTCCGCGAAGCGAACTGCCTGCGTACCCTGAAGGGCCACACGCACCGGATTCACGCCGTATGCCTCAGCGAAGATGCCCGCCTCGCCGTGACCGCAAGCCGGGACCGCCACGTCGTGTTGTGGAACACCGACTCCGGCGAACCGTTGCGCACCCTTCACGGGCACGTCACGGAAGCCTATTCCGCGGCCTTTACCCGCGACAAGGCCCACGTGTTTACAGGAAGCCGCCAAGGCACGTTGAGACTCTGGAATGCCGATACGGGCCAGTGCCTTCACACATTCAACGGCGGCGCGCCTGCCCATTTGGAACGCACGGGGACGTATGCTCTTTCCTCAAGCAGGAACGGTCCCCTTAAATTCTGGCGGGTCTCCTGTGCGCGCCGTTTCTTGCCCGCTACGTTCGCGCCCAGCCTCGAGGAGTAA